GTGCCGCCGCGCGAATCCGTGCGCAGCCTTTCGGAGCACCGCTCTTCCATGGCGGTGTTCCTCAGCGCCGGGATGACCGGGCGGCTGAAGGAGGAACTGCTCGCGGGCGGGTATCCCGCGGAAACGCCCGCGGCGATCGTGTACAAGGCGACGTGGCCCGACGAAAAGATCGTGCGCGGGACCGTCGCCCGGCTTCCCGAGATGGCGGAGCAGGCCGGGATCACGAAGACGGCCCTGATTCTGGTGGGCGGATTCCTCGGGGAGGATTACGAGCGATCCCGGCTGTACGACCCGTCGTTTTCCCACGGCTTCCGGGAGAAATCGGTATGAGCCGGGCCGCCCTGATCGCCTTCAGCGCGCGCGGCGAGGCGCTCGCGGAAAAAATCGCGCGCGGTCTTTCTCAAAACGGATGGGACTGCCGGGTCGCGGCCGCCCGGAAGGAAAGCCCCCGCCGGATTCCGGGTTCCCTTTCCGAATGGACGCGCGCGGCGTTTTCTGCCGCGCAGGCCCTGATCTTCGTCGGGGCGGCGGGGATCGCCGTGCGCGTCGTCGCGCCGTATCTGCGGGGCAAAGACCGGGACCCCGCCGTCGTCGTCGTGGACGACGAGGGAAAATTCGCGGTCTCGCTGCTTTCCGGCCATCTGGGCGGCGCGAACCGCCTGGCCCGGAAGATCGCGCGGATCACGGGCGCGGTTCCGGTCGTCACGACGGCAACGGACTCCGCCGGCCTTTTTTCGGTGGATGAGTGGGCGAAAGGGCAGAATCTTGCCATCTGCACGCTGAAGGAGGCGAAGGCCGTTTCGGCGGCGCTTCTGGACGGGCAGCCCGTCGGCTTTCAGAGCGATTTCCCGGTCCTCGGGCCGCTGCCGCGCGGGCTTCAGTACGCCGAAGGCGGCCCGGTCGGTATCTGCGTCTCCCTGCGGGAGAATAGGAAGTTTGACACCACGCTGCTCCTTGTCCCGCGCATCGCCGTGCTGGGCATCGGCTGCCGCCGGGGGATCGCGGCGGGGGACATCGCCGCCGCGGTACGCGGGGCGTTCGCCCGTTCGGGGATTTCTATCCGCTGTGTCGCGGGCGTCTGCTCGGTCAGCCTGAAACGGGACGAGCCGGGCCTCGCGGAATTCTGCCGGTCGCGCGGGTTTTCGCTGCGTTTTTTTTCGCCGGAGGAGCTGGGGCGGGTGCCGGGCGAATTTTCCGGCTCGCCGTTCGTGCGGCGGGTGACGGGCGTCGACAACGTCTGCGAGCGGAGTGCCGTGCTGGGCAGCGGCGGCCGCCTGATCCTGAAAAAGCAGGCGGAAAACGGTGTGACCGTCGCGGCCGCCGCGCCGGAATACCATGTCGTTTTTGACGGGGAGGAATCGAGAAGATGAAGCTGTACGTGATTGGGATCGGCCCGGGGGAGGAGCGCCAGAGGACGCTCTGGGCGCAGGACGCACTTGAAGAATGCGACGTTCTGGTGGGCTACACGGCCTATATCGGCCTGCTCCGCGAAACGTATCCCGAAAAGGAGCTGATCTCCACCCCCATGCGCACCGAGGCCGACCGGTGCCGCAGGGCGCTTTCGCTGGCGGCATCCGGGCATACGGTCGGGATGGTGTGCAGCGGCGACGCAGGGGTGTACGGGATGGCCGGGCTGATGATTGAGCTTGCGCCGCAGTTTCCGCCCGTCGAGGTCGAGGTGGTCCCGGGCGTCACGGCGGCGACCGCCGGCGCGGCGGTGCTGGGGGCGCCGCTGATGAACGATTTCGCGGTCGTCAGCCTCAGCGACCTGCTCACCCCGTGGGAAGAGATCGAAAAAAGGCTGCGCGCGGCTTCATCCTGCGGCTTCGCGCTGTGCCTGTACAACCCCTCCAGCCGCCGGCGCGCGGGCTACCTGAAAAGAGCCTGTGAAATCATTCTGGAAAGCCGCGGCGCGGAAACGGTCTGCGGCTATGTCCGGAACATCGGCAGGGCAGGGCAGGCTTCGCGGATCCTCACGCTCCGCGAGCTTGCGGAGGTGGAAGCGGACATGTTTACAACCGTGTTTGTCGGCACCGCCGGGACAAAGGTGGTCGGCGGGAAAATGGTCACGCCGCGGGGGTACCGGCTGTGAGGCCGGTTCTGGTGTTCGCGGGGACGAGCGAGGGGCGTAAAATCGTCGAGGAGCTCTGCGCGCTGGGCGCGCCCTGCACGGCCTGCGTCGCGACCGGTTACGGCAGGGAAATGCTTCCGCCCGCCGGGGACATCCGTATTCTGAGCGGGAGGATGGACGCCGAGGAGATCCGGCGCACGATCCTGGCGCTCAGCTGCGGGCTTGTGGTGGATGCCACGCATCCCTATGCCGTGCAGGTCAGCGAAAACATCCGGAAGGCCTGCGCACGGACTGGGACGGAATGCCTTCGGGTGGCGCGCGCGAAGGGCCGTGAAAAGGGCGGGGAGCGGTTCCCGGATGCGCAGGCGATTGTACGGCGGCTCAATGGGATTCCCGGGAACATCCTGCTGACGACCGGCAGCAAGGACCTTCCGGACTTCACCGGCGTGACGGATTACCGCCGCCGCGTCTATGTCCGCGTCCTTCCGGCGGCGGCTTCTCTTGAGCGGTGCGCGCGGCTCGGCTACCCGATGAGCCATGTCATCGCGATGCAGGGGCCGTTTTCCGAAGAGCTGAACATAGCGCTTCTGCGGCAGTTCTCGATCGCGGCGCTCGTTACGAAGGATTCCGGCCGGCCGGGCGGGTTCGAGGAAAAGGCCGCGGCGGCGGAAAAGCTGGGGATCGCCCTGCTGATCCTGGAGCGGCACGGGCCGGATGAGGGCCTTTCGCTGGAGCAGGCTTTGACGGAGCTGAGAAAAAGATACGGGACGGAGGAAGACGCGCATGGCTAAGAAAATCTGGATCGTCGGGGCGGGGCCGGGCTGCCGCGGCAACCTGACCGAAGCCGCCCTTTCCGCGCTTCACGCGGCGCAGCTTTTGATCGGTTCGCGGCGCCTGCTTTCCGAATTCTGGGATTTTCCCTGCCGCAAAGAGGCCTCTGTCGCGCCGCAGGAGATCGCGCGCCTGATCCGGGAGAGCGGGGCTGACCGGATCTGCGTCCTCTTTTCGGGGGACGTGGGGTTTTACAGCGGCGCGGCGAAGCTTTATCCGCTGCTGTCGCGGTATCAGGTAGAGACCGTCTGCGGGATCGGCTCCCTGCAGTATTTCTGCGCGAAGCTGCACATCCCGTGGGAGGACGTTCATCCCGCGAGTGCCCATGGGAGAAGCCTGAACGTCGCCGCCCACGCGGCGGCGTATGAAAAGACCTTCTTCCTGACCGGCGGGCAGACCTCGCCCGAGACCATCTGTGAAATTCTGAACGGATGCGGGATGGGAGAGGCGCGGGTCACGGTGGGCAGCCGCCTTTCGTACCCGGATGAGCGCATCGTCGCGGGGAGCGCCGCGGAGCTTTCCGGAAAAACCTTCGATCCGCTTTCTGCGGTGCTCGTGGAGCGCGCGGGGAAATCCCGCTGGGATTACAGGACCGGCGGGATCAGCGACGGCCTGTTCCTGCGCGGGGAAGTCCCCATGACGAAGGCGGAGGTGCGGGCCGCCGCGGTCGCCGCTCTGCGCCTGCGCGGGGACGACGTGGTTTACGACGTGGGGGCCGGCACCGGCTCCGTTTCAGTGGAGATGTCCATTTTCGCGGGCCGGGGCTGCGTTTACGCTGTGGAAAAGGATGAGAAGGCCCTGAAGCTGATCGCGAAAAATAAAAGGGTGTTCGGCGCCGGAAACCTGGAAATCGTTCCCGGCACGGCGCCGGCTGCGCTCACCGACCTTCCCGCGCCGGATGCCGCCTTCATCGGCGGAAGCGGCGGGCGGCTGCAGGAAATCGTGACGCTGATCGCGCGGAAAAATCCGCGGGCGCGCGTGTGCATGACGGCCGTCACGATGGAGACGCTGGAAAAGGGCGTCTGGATTCTGGAAGCGCTCGGCTTCCGGGATGTGCAGGCTTCCCAGATCGCGGTGACCCGCCTGAAAAAGGCCGGCTCCGTCCATATGATGGATGCGCAGAACCCCGTTTTCGTCATCAGCGGACAGGGGGCGGGCGAATGAGCGGCGTCCCCCTGCCGCGCGTGCTGTTCGGCGGCGTTTCCAGCGGGAGCGGGAAAACCACCGTCGCCTGCGGCGTGATCCAGGCGCTCCGCAATCGCGGGATGCGCCTTTCCGCCTTCAAGTGCGGCCCCGATTTTATCGACCCGATGTTCCACGCGCGCGTGCTCGGCTCGCCCAGTCATAACCTGGATCTGTTCTTCACCGGGGAGGAAATGGTGCGCGGCCTTCTGCTGCGCCATTCGGCCGGTGCGCGGCTCGCGGTGCTGGAGGGCGTGATGGGCTATTACGACGGCGTGGGGGGAACCACCCCGAAGGCCGGGTCGTACGATCTGGCGCGCGCGACGGAAACGCCCGCGGTTCTGGTCGTCCCGGCGCGGGGCATGTCGCTTTCCCTCGCCGCCGTTGTGGGCGGCTTTGCCCGGTTCCGGCCCGGCAGCGGGATCCGCGGCGCGGTGCTGAACCGGTGCCCGCCCGCGCTTTACCCCCGCCTGAAAGAGTGCGTCGAGCGGGAGACCGGCGTGCGGGTGCTGGGGTATCTGCCCGATCTGCCGCAGGCGCATCTGGAGAGCCGTCACCTCGGCCTCGTCACCGCCGCGGAGGTCTCGAACCTTCGGGAAAAGCTTCTCGCCGTGGCGGAGCAGTGCGAAAAGACGGTCGACCTCGATGGGATCCTCGAGATCGCCCGCTCCGCACCCCCGGTTTCGGCCCCGCCGCTTTATGCACCCGCCCGGGTGCCGGGGGAGCCGCTGATTGCCGTCGCAAAGGACGAGGTGTTCTGCTTTTTCTATGAGGACAACGAGGATCTGCTGCGGCAAATGGGCGCGAGGCTTGCCCCGTTTTCGCCGCTGCGCGACCCCTCGCTTCCGGCGGGGACCTGCGGGCTGATCCTTCCGGGCGGCTACCCCGAGCTTTCCGCGCGCCGCCTTTCCGAAAACGACGCTATGCTGGAAAGCATCCGGAACGCTGTGCGGGACGGAATGCCCCTGATCGCGGAGTGCGGAGGCTTTCTTTACCTGCACGAATTTCTGGAGGACGCGGACGGCACACCCCATCCCGCCGTCGGCGTGATCCCCGGCCGGGCAAAGCGGGAGGGCCGCATGGGAAACTTCGGGTACGTCACGCTGCGGGCGGAGCGGGACAACCTGCTGTGCCCGGCGGGCGGGCGCATCCGCGCGCACGAGTTCCATTACTGGCAGTCCGAAAACCCGGGCACCGGCTTCCGCGCGGAAAAGCCGTGCGGAGGGAAAAGCTGGCCGTGCGTCCACGCGGGGAAAACCGTGTACGCGGGGTTCCCGCACCTGTATTTTTATGCGAACCCCGCCTTTGCGGAGCGGTTCGTGCGGGCCTGCGCCGCGTACGCGAAAGAAAGGGGCCTGCCGCCGTGCTGAATTCCCTCCTCGCGGTCGCCGCCGGATTTTTTCTCGACCTGCTGCTCGGGGACCCGGAAAACCTGTGGCACCCGGTGCGCGCGATCGGCTGGCTGATTTCCAGAAGCGAAGCCGTGCTGCGGCGCCTGCTCCCGAAAACGCCCCGGGGCGAGCTTGCGGCGGGGGTGGTTCTGGCCGTGTTTGTTCCGGCCGTGTGCTTTGCCGTGCCGTTTTTTCTGCTGCGCTTGCTCGGGGCCGTCCATCCGCTGCTGTCCTTCGCCGCCGAAAGCATCCTGTGCTGGCAGGCCCTCGCGATAAAATCCATGAAGACCGAGAGCATGCGGGTCTGCCGCGCTCTTACGGGGAAGGACCTTCCCGGGGCGCGGCGCGCCGTCTCGCGCATCGTGGGACGCGACACCGCCGCCCTGGATGAGGCGGGGGTCATCCGCGCGGCGGTGGAGACCGTGGCCGAGAACACGAGCGACGGGGTGATCGCCCCGCTGCTGTTCCTGTTCTGCGGCGGGGCCCCGCTCGGCTTTCTTTATAAGGCGGTCAACACGATGGATTCCATGGTCGGCTACCGGAACGAGCGGTATCTTTATTTCGGCCGCGCGGCGGCAAGGCTGGATGACGCGGCGAATTTCATCCCGGCCCGCGTTTCGGCGCTTTTGATGATCGCCGCCGCTTTTCTTCTGCGGTACGACGGGAAAAACGCGGCCCGGATCTTTCGGCGCGACCGGTACCGCCATTTCAGCCCGAACAGCGCGCAGACCGAGTCGGTGTGCGCGGGCGCGCTCGGCCTTCGCCTTGGGGGGGATTCCTTCTATTTCGGCCGGCTGTGCCATAAGCCCACCCTCGGCGACGCCCTTCGTCCCCCCGGGCCGGAGGACATCGTCCGGGCGAACCGGCTTCTGTACGCGTCGGCGGGCCTTTGCTTCGCGCTGGGCTTTCTCGTGAAAGCCGCTTTGATTTTCTGGTGAAAGGAAGCGTTTAATGAATGGCACACGGCGGCGACATCGATTCCTTCCGGGAGGAATACCCGGGGGAAATCCTCGATTTTTCCGCGAATCTCAACCCGCTGGGCCTGCCGGAGCCGGCGCGGCTCGCGGCGGAGCGTTCGCTTTCGGACTGCGCCCGGTATCCGGATCCGCAGTGCCGCGCCCTCCGGCGCGCGATTGCCCGGCACGAGCGTGTTGCGCCGGAACAGGTCGTCTGCGGGGCGGGCGCGGCGGAGCTGATCTTCCGGGCGGTGCTCGCGGAAAAGCCGAAAAAGGCGGTCGTCACCGCGCCGGCCTTTTCGGAATACGAAGCCGCGCTGCGCCTTTCGGGGTGCGAAATCGCCCGCGAGCCGCTTACCGCCGCGAATGATTTTGCGCTGACGGAGCGTTTTCTCGGCCGACTGACGCCGGATGTGGACATGGCGTTTCTGTGCACGCCGAACAACCCGACGGGAAAAGCCGTGGATGACCTGCTTCTGAAACGGATCATGGAACGGTGCGAGGAAAACCGCATCCTGCTGGTGCTGGACGAGTGTTTCGCGGATTTTCTCGACGACCCGCCGGAACCGGGCCTGCCGGAAAGCGAATCCGTTCTCGTGCTCAAGGCGTTCACGAAATTCTACGCGATGGCCGGGCTGCGGCTCGGCTACTGCATGAGCCGGGATTCGGGGCTGCTCGAGCGAATCCGCGAAAGCGGGCCGCCGTGGAGCGTTTCCGTCCCGGCCCAGGCGGCGGGCGCCGCCGCGCTTTCGGACCGCGGATACGCCGACGCGACCCGGCGACTGATCCGCGAAGAGCGCAGCTATCTGAAAGGCGGCCTGAAGGCGCTCGGGCTTTCGGTGTACGGCTCGCAGGCGAACTTCGTCTTTTTCCGCGCGCCGTCCGACACGCTGAGGGGGCAGCTGAAAAAGCACGGCATCCTCATCCGCTGCTGCGCCGATTACAAAGGGCTCAGCGCATTCTATTACCGCGCCGCCGTCAGGACCAGGGCCGAAAACGAAAGGCTGCTTGCGGCGCTGGGCGATATTTTGTAAAGGAGGAATTCGCGTGGCGAAATCCATCATGATCCAGGGGACCATGTCGAACGCGGGCAAAAGCCTGATCGCGGCGGGCCTGTGCCGCATCTTCCGGCAGGACGGCTACCGCACCGCCCCGTTCAAGAGCCAGAACATGGCCCTGAATTCCTTTGTCACGCGCGACGGCCTGGAAATGGGCCGCGCACAGGTGATGCAGGCCGAGGCCGCCGGAATCGAGCCGGATGTGCGGATGAATCCC
This window of the Ruminococcaceae bacterium BL-6 genome carries:
- a CDS encoding Cobalt-precorrin-6y C5-methyltransferase, with the protein product MAKKIWIVGAGPGCRGNLTEAALSALHAAQLLIGSRRLLSEFWDFPCRKEASVAPQEIARLIRESGADRICVLFSGDVGFYSGAAKLYPLLSRYQVETVCGIGSLQYFCAKLHIPWEDVHPASAHGRSLNVAAHAAAYEKTFFLTGGQTSPETICEILNGCGMGEARVTVGSRLSYPDERIVAGSAAELSGKTFDPLSAVLVERAGKSRWDYRTGGISDGLFLRGEVPMTKAEVRAAAVAALRLRGDDVVYDVGAGTGSVSVEMSIFAGRGCVYAVEKDEKALKLIAKNKRVFGAGNLEIVPGTAPAALTDLPAPDAAFIGGSGGRLQEIVTLIARKNPRARVCMTAVTMETLEKGVWILEALGFRDVQASQIAVTRLKKAGSVHMMDAQNPVFVISGQGAGE
- a CDS encoding Cobalt-precorrin-6x reductase encodes the protein MRPVLVFAGTSEGRKIVEELCALGAPCTACVATGYGREMLPPAGDIRILSGRMDAEEIRRTILALSCGLVVDATHPYAVQVSENIRKACARTGTECLRVARAKGREKGGERFPDAQAIVRRLNGIPGNILLTTGSKDLPDFTGVTDYRRRVYVRVLPAAASLERCARLGYPMSHVIAMQGPFSEELNIALLRQFSIAALVTKDSGRPGGFEEKAAAAEKLGIALLILERHGPDEGLSLEQALTELRKRYGTEEDAHG
- the cobD gene encoding Threonine-phosphate decarboxylase encodes the protein MAHGGDIDSFREEYPGEILDFSANLNPLGLPEPARLAAERSLSDCARYPDPQCRALRRAIARHERVAPEQVVCGAGAAELIFRAVLAEKPKKAVVTAPAFSEYEAALRLSGCEIAREPLTAANDFALTERFLGRLTPDVDMAFLCTPNNPTGKAVDDLLLKRIMERCEENRILLVLDECFADFLDDPPEPGLPESESVLVLKAFTKFYAMAGLRLGYCMSRDSGLLERIRESGPPWSVSVPAQAAGAAALSDRGYADATRRLIREERSYLKGGLKALGLSVYGSQANFVFFRAPSDTLRGQLKKHGILIRCCADYKGLSAFYYRAAVRTRAENERLLAALGDIL
- the cbiA gene encoding Cobyrinate a,c-diamide synthase translates to MSGVPLPRVLFGGVSSGSGKTTVACGVIQALRNRGMRLSAFKCGPDFIDPMFHARVLGSPSHNLDLFFTGEEMVRGLLLRHSAGARLAVLEGVMGYYDGVGGTTPKAGSYDLARATETPAVLVVPARGMSLSLAAVVGGFARFRPGSGIRGAVLNRCPPALYPRLKECVERETGVRVLGYLPDLPQAHLESRHLGLVTAAEVSNLREKLLAVAEQCEKTVDLDGILEIARSAPPVSAPPLYAPARVPGEPLIAVAKDEVFCFFYEDNEDLLRQMGARLAPFSPLRDPSLPAGTCGLILPGGYPELSARRLSENDAMLESIRNAVRDGMPLIAECGGFLYLHEFLEDADGTPHPAVGVIPGRAKREGRMGNFGYVTLRAERDNLLCPAGGRIRAHEFHYWQSENPGTGFRAEKPCGGKSWPCVHAGKTVYAGFPHLYFYANPAFAERFVRACAAYAKERGLPPC
- a CDS encoding Cobalamin biosynthesis protein CbiG, whose amino-acid sequence is MSRAALIAFSARGEALAEKIARGLSQNGWDCRVAAARKESPRRIPGSLSEWTRAAFSAAQALIFVGAAGIAVRVVAPYLRGKDRDPAVVVVDDEGKFAVSLLSGHLGGANRLARKIARITGAVPVVTTATDSAGLFSVDEWAKGQNLAICTLKEAKAVSAALLDGQPVGFQSDFPVLGPLPRGLQYAEGGPVGICVSLRENRKFDTTLLLVPRIAVLGIGCRRGIAAGDIAAAVRGAFARSGISIRCVAGVCSVSLKRDEPGLAEFCRSRGFSLRFFSPEELGRVPGEFSGSPFVRRVTGVDNVCERSAVLGSGGRLILKKQAENGVTVAAAAPEYHVVFDGEESRR
- the cobD gene encoding Cobalamin biosynthesis protein CobD, producing the protein MLNSLLAVAAGFFLDLLLGDPENLWHPVRAIGWLISRSEAVLRRLLPKTPRGELAAGVVLAVFVPAVCFAVPFFLLRLLGAVHPLLSFAAESILCWQALAIKSMKTESMRVCRALTGKDLPGARRAVSRIVGRDTAALDEAGVIRAAVETVAENTSDGVIAPLLFLFCGGAPLGFLYKAVNTMDSMVGYRNERYLYFGRAAARLDDAANFIPARVSALLMIAAAFLLRYDGKNAARIFRRDRYRHFSPNSAQTESVCAGALGLRLGGDSFYFGRLCHKPTLGDALRPPGPEDIVRANRLLYASAGLCFALGFLVKAALIFW
- the cbiH gene encoding putative cobalt-factor III C(17)-methyltransferase (Evidence 3 : Putative function from multiple computational evidences); translation: MKLYVIGIGPGEERQRTLWAQDALEECDVLVGYTAYIGLLRETYPEKELISTPMRTEADRCRRALSLAASGHTVGMVCSGDAGVYGMAGLMIELAPQFPPVEVEVVPGVTAATAGAAVLGAPLMNDFAVVSLSDLLTPWEEIEKRLRAASSCGFALCLYNPSSRRRAGYLKRACEIILESRGAETVCGYVRNIGRAGQASRILTLRELAEVEADMFTTVFVGTAGTKVVGGKMVTPRGYRL